GCCCGGCGTAGTTGGCGTGGCGCCCCACCGAAGAGGTGTACAGCGGCCGGTTCACCTGGTCATAGCTGAGCGTCCGCAGCGTGCGTTTGGTCTTGTAGAACTCCCGGCAGGCGTCGTCCCATTCGAGCCCGAGGAAGTCGATGATCCGCGGCAGCTGCGTGGCCGGATCGCGTACCATGTCCTCGTAGCGCACTTCCAGGAACGGCACGTCCAGGGTTCGCTTCCAGTGGTCCATCAGCCGCTCGGTCTGCTCGTAGGCCCGGGCGACCCAGTCCAGCCGCGTCGTCCAGGGCATCGCCATGTTGTTGAAGGCGCCCATGTAGCAGGAGATGGCCACGTCCCTCGGATCGCGGCGGATGTGGATGATCCGCGTGTTTGGAAAGAGCCGCGCGAGCAGCCCGGCGATGCGCGTGTTGCCGATGGCCTTGTTGGCGATGCGCGCGTCGTCGGGGGCGGTCTTGCGGATCTCGCGCACGTAGTCCTCGGCCGCGCGCGTCCACTTGAATCGATTCAGGCTGCCGAACCGCTTGCCCTCGGGCGCCTCGGGCCTGTACGCGGCCATCACCTGCGCGAAGAAGCGTTCCAGCGTATCGAGCTCGCCCACGCCGGCGGCCTTGGAGTGAGCGTGGATGATCTGGTCGAGCAGGCTGGTGCCCGAGCGTGGCATGCCCGCGATGAACACCGGAACCTCGCTGTCGCACGAGCTCTCGGGGAACGTCGCCATGTTCTCCTTCGACCACATCTCGATGATGGCCGTGGTCTGCCGCTCGTAGGCATCGGGATCGAACGGCCTTCGATCCACCTCGTTGCCCGCCGTCGCGGCCCCGAACGCCTCGGCATAGCGGCCGGCGCGGTCGAGCGCCTTGGCCTTCAGGTGCCACGCCGCGGATCGCAGCTCGCGCGGCGTGTCGACGGCGCGGTGCAGCCCGTCGATGATGTCGATCGCGCGGTCGTACTCGCCCGCCTGCACGCTGAGCTTGGCGCGCTCGAATTGGAGGTGCGGCGGTAGTGGCTGGTTCCTCGATTCGAGCTGGGAAACCATGTCGTCCACCACCGCGCGGGCCTCGTCGGTGCGGCCGGCCTCTTCCAGGCACCCAGCTCGATGGATCCGCAGCGGCACGTCGCCCGGCACGAGTTCGAGCGCCCTGTCGCACAATTCGAGCGCCAACTCGGTGTTGGCCGCTCGGCGCTCCAGCCGGCTGAGCACCGTGAATGCCCCGGCATTGGGGCCCTGGTTGAGCGCCTTGCGGCCGTGATGGCGGACCTGCTCGACGTCGCCGGTGCGCTCGGCGATGGCCGCGAGGAACAGGTGCAGCTGCGCATCGCCGGGCATCTTCTTGAGGCCCGCCGTGGCCAGTTCGTGCGCTTCGGCCAGGCGGCCCTGCTCGAAGGCCTGCTGTACGGGATCGACGACCTTCCGGCGCCGCTGGATCTGCTGCGGGCTCAGCCGCATCTGGGTATAGCCGGTGCTCATCGCCGAGATGATACCGAAGCGAGCGAGGCCCGGCCGTTCACGTCACACGCCCGCGGGCTGCATCCCGCTCGCAACGCCGTTGCCGCCGGCCCGGGCCAGGTGTTCGATCAGGTCGATCTCGCTGAGCACGCCGATGATCTTGCCTTCGCTGACGACGATGGCAGCCTGCTGTTCCCCGAACACGCCGTAGAGCTCTTCCACGCGGGCCGAGGGGCTCAGGATGCCGCCGATCTGCGTCTCGATAGCGCTGACCGGGCTGGTGATGTTCACCTCGTCCTTCTGCAGGCCGCGCAGGATGTCGATCTCGTGCACCATGCCCAGGGGCTTGCCCGCGTCGTCGGTCACGGGCACCTGGCTGATGCCGTGGCGACGCATCAGGTCGATGACGTCGCGCAGCGGCTTGTCCTCGTGCACGGTGATGACCGTCGCGCCCTTGTCGATGAGGTCGCCCACCACGCCCAGGCCGCGGGGCTTCTCGAGCAGCCCGTGCATCTTCATCCACTCGTCGTTGAGGTACTTGGTCACGTAGCGCGTGCCGCTGTCGGGGCAGATCGCGATGACGCTCTTGCCCTCGCCCAGGCGCTTGGCGACCTCGACGGCCACGTGCACCATGCCGCCGCTGGACCCGCCGCAGAACAGACCTTCTTCTCTGATCAACCGCCGGGCCATCGTGAAGCACTCGTAGTCGTTGACCTGGTGCATCTCGTCGACCACCGAAGGATCGAACGCCCGGCAGACGATGTCCTCGCCCAGGCCCTCGACCTTGTAGACGTACGGCGTGCTGGGCTCGCCCGTGTAGAAGATGCTGTAGTGCACGCTGCCCAGCGGATCGACGCCGACGATGAGCGTCGTGGCGCCCTTTTTCTTGAAGTACCGGCCGATGCCGCTGATCGTGCCGCCCGTGCCCGTGCCCACCACGATGGCGTCGACGTTGCCTCCGTCGGACTGCTCGAACAGTTCGGGCCCGGTCGACTGCTCGTGCGCCTCGATGTTCCACTGGCTGTGGTACTGGTCCATGTAGAAGGCGTTGGGCGTCTCGCGCGCGATCGTCTTGGCGCGGTTCACGTAGTGCTCGGGGCTGTCGCCCGGCACGTCGGTGGGAGTGATGATGACCTCGGCCCCGAAGCTGCGCAGGCCGTCGATCTTCTCGCGGCTCATCTTGTCGGGCATCGTAAAGACCGCGCGATACCCGCGGGCCGCGGCCACCATGGCCGCCCCCATGCCAGTGTTGCCGCTGGTGTTCTCGACGATCGTCCCGCCGGGCTTCAAGAGCCCCTCTTCCTCGGCCCGCCTGATGATGTGCCAGGCCATGCGGTCCTTGATGCTGCCCGCGGGGTTCATGAACTCGCACTTGGCGTAGACGGTCGCCGCGCCGGGGGGCACGACCTTGTTCAGCCGAACCAGGGGCGTGCGGCCGATGGCGTCGAGGATGGTGTCGTAGGCGTGCATGTCCTGTTTCCCACGGGGTTTGGGGGCTGCAAAGCGGGGGCCAGTGCGACCGGTTCGGCCGCCAACCTGTAGGGTAGGGGGGAACTGGCCGGGCCCGCCGTACGGATCGGATCCCGCGGCTGGGGTTCTCCCGGCCGGCGTGGGGCTCGAGAACGGCCAAGGAGAACACCATGAATGCGCGAACGATCGCGATGCTGGGTCTGGCACTTGCCACCCCGGTGGCGTCCGGGCAGACGGTGCCGCCCGTGGGCATCGTCATCGAGGTGGACGATCCAGAACTCCAGCCCGGCGAAAGCACCATGCTGACGCTCTCGGCGGCATGGCTGGGCGCATCCACACGCACGTACGACATCGCACGGGTCGACACGAACCTGCTTGCTTCGACGGGCGGACTCGGGTTGAGCGATCCGATGCTGCTGGCGCCCATGAACGGCCCCGGGACCCTTGTCGGCGAGATATCCGCCACCGGCGTCGACGGCATCCTCGCGGGCAAGCTCAACTGGCCGTTCCCGATCTTCCCGCCTCCGCCCTACCCGCTCCCCTTCTGGCAGGTTACCTATACCGCGCCGGACGACGTCGCGGCCCCATTCGAGGTCGAACTCTCGACCGTCACGACCAGATTCGATGCCTACATCGAGATGACCAGCCACGAGACTGTGGCGCTGATCGGCGAGGTCGTGGAGGGGGAGGCGACCATCCGCGTTATTCCAGGGCCGGGTAGTGGCGTTTTGCTCGTGGCTGGTGCGTGCTGGACAGCCCGGCGGAGGCGATAGACCCGTTCGAGCGCAGGCTCATCGGGTTCGCCCATCTTGCCGATACCATTACCCATGGACGACGCCCCGGCCCGCATCTTCACCCTCACCCTCAACCCCTGCATCGACATGGGGGTCGAGGTCGAGAAGGTCGAGCCCGAGCACAAGCTCCGCTGCGCCAAGCCCAGGCGTGAGCCCGGCGGCGGGGGGCTGAACGTCACCCGGGCCATCGCCGAGATCGGGGGCAAGTCGACGGCGGTCTTCCCCGCAGGCGGCAAGGTGGGCGACCTGCTCAAGTTCCTCGTGGGCTTCTACTGCACGGGCAAGTCCTGCGACCAGCGGGGCGTACCCGTACACGCGCCCACCCGCGAGAACGTCATCGTCACCGAGACAAGCACCGGCAACCAGTTCCGCTTCAACATGCCCGGCGCCGAACTGAGCGACGACGAGGCCGACGCGTGCCTCGAGGCCCTGGTCGACGGCGTCGGCTCGATCGAAGGCGGCGGGCTGGCGGTTATCAGTGGCAGCCTGCCCCCGGGCGTCGAACCGCCGTTCGTGCGGACCATCATCGAACGCGTGCGAGCGGTCGGCGGCCGCGTCGTCGTAGACAGCTCGGGCCCCGCGCTGCGAGAGGCCCTCGGCATGGGCGTGTGCATGGTCAAGCCCAACCGCCGGGAACTGGCCGACACCGTGAGCAACATGGATCCTGACGAGGCCGACCCCGCCGTCGTGGGCGCCGCGGCCATCGAACTCGCCCAGAAGCACAACATCACCTACGTCCTGGTCAGCATGGGCGGAGACGGCGCCGTTCTGGCCATGAAGGACGGCTACGCGTATTGCAAGGCGCCCAAGGTCGACGTCAAGAGCGCCACTGGTGCGGGCGACAGCATGGTTGCCGCCGCCGTCCTGGCCATCGAGCGAGGCTGCACCCCTGAGGAGATCCTCCGCGACGGCGTGGCCGCGGGCGCCGCCGCCGCCATCACCCCGGGCACCGAACTGCTCAAGCGCCCCGACTTCGAGCGGCTGCGTGATTCGATGCCCATGCCCAAGATGACGCGAGCCGCAGCAAGGGCCAAGGCATGAGCGATCACGAGAACAAGCCGGGCGTCATGCGGTCCCTGGGCGCCTTCGTCGGCGAGATCGTCAAGGCCGTCAAGACCGACCCGCAGAAGTATGACGAGCGTCGCCCCCGCGAGATCGGCGACCATGACGAGGTCATCCTCCGTCGCACGACGACAACCGTCGACGAGGTGCGCATTCGCAAGAGCGACGATGCGTGAAGTCGCTTAGAGCTTGTAAACTTCGCGCAGCTTCCCGCCCAGGTAATCCATCAACGGCTGGCTCTCCAGCGGCCGTCCCGTCACCTTCTCGCACAACTCGCCAGCGCCGTACCGCCGGCCGTGCGCATGGATGTTCTCGTTCAGCCACTTCTTGAGCCGGCCAAAGTCGCCCTTGGCGAACTCGTCCTCGAGCCCCGGCAGATCCTGCCTGATCTTCTGCCAGAACTGGGCGGCGTAGAGATTTCCCAGCGTGTAGGTGGGGAAGTAGCCGAACAGCCCGAAGCTCCAGTGCACGTCCTGCAGGCAGCCGTTGGTGTCGTTGGGCACGTCCAGGCCAAGCAGTTCCTTGAAATGCTCGTTCCAAGCGCCCGGCAGGTCGCCGACGGACAGATCGCCCGAGAGCATCGCCCGCTCGATACCAAAGCGCAGCATGACGTGCAGGTTGTAGGTGCCCTCGTCGGCCTCGACTCGGATGTACGTCGGCCGCACGATGTTCACCGCGCGGTAGACTTCTTCCTCGCCATACTTGCCAAGCTCGGCGAACTGGTCGCACGCTTCCTGATAGATCCACCGCCAGAACGGCCGGCTGCGCCCGACCATGTTCTCCCACATGCGGCTCTGGCTCTCGTGGATGCCCAGCGAGATGTCGTCGGCCAGCGGCGTCCCGAAGCTATTGATCTGCTCGCCGCCGGGGCCCTCGTGCGTGCCGCCCTTGGGCAGGCCCTGCTCGTACATGCCGTGCCCGGCCTCGTGCATCGTGCCGTAGAGGGCTCCGGGAAAGTACTTCTCGTCGTATCGCGTCGTGAGCCGCGTGTCACCCGGCGCGAGCCCCTCGCAGAAGGGGTGCGTCGTGATGTCCAGCCGTCCGGCGTCCAGATCGAAGCCGATGGCCTTGAGCACGTGCATGCCCAGTGCGTGCTGGCGGTCCTCGGGCGCGTGCACCTTCGTCGGCGCATCATCGGGCGCGTGGCCGCTCTCGGTCAGTTCCTTGACGAGTGCTGAGAGCTTCTCGCCAAGAGGTGTGAACACGCTCTCGACTTCCTTCGCCGTCGCGTTGGGCTCGTACTCGTCGAGCAAGGCGTCGTACAGCTCGCCCTCGTAGCCGTACGCCTCGGCCTTCTGCCGCGACAGGTCGACCATCTTGCCAAGCCAGGGCTCAAAGGTCTTGAAATCGTTGTTCTTCCGCGCGTCCTTCCAGATGTCCTGGGCCTTGCTGCCCGTCCTTGCGAGCTCTTCGACAAGCGCCTTTGGCAGCTTCGTACGTCTGTCGTAGTCACGCCGAAACTCGCGAACGCACGCGCGCTGCTGGTCGTTCAATGTTGCGTCCTCGGCGGCCGAGATGAGGTCGCCAAGTTCGCTCGACGTACCGCGCTCGTGCATCATGCCCGCCAGGAGCGCCATCTGTTCGGCACGGGCGTCGCCGCTAGCCCTGGGCATGTAGGTTTCC
This is a stretch of genomic DNA from Phycisphaerales bacterium. It encodes these proteins:
- a CDS encoding pyridoxal-phosphate dependent enzyme; translated protein: MHAYDTILDAIGRTPLVRLNKVVPPGAATVYAKCEFMNPAGSIKDRMAWHIIRRAEEEGLLKPGGTIVENTSGNTGMGAAMVAAARGYRAVFTMPDKMSREKIDGLRSFGAEVIITPTDVPGDSPEHYVNRAKTIARETPNAFYMDQYHSQWNIEAHEQSTGPELFEQSDGGNVDAIVVGTGTGGTISGIGRYFKKKGATTLIVGVDPLGSVHYSIFYTGEPSTPYVYKVEGLGEDIVCRAFDPSVVDEMHQVNDYECFTMARRLIREEGLFCGGSSGGMVHVAVEVAKRLGEGKSVIAICPDSGTRYVTKYLNDEWMKMHGLLEKPRGLGVVGDLIDKGATVITVHEDKPLRDVIDLMRRHGISQVPVTDDAGKPLGMVHEIDILRGLQKDEVNITSPVSAIETQIGGILSPSARVEELYGVFGEQQAAIVVSEGKIIGVLSEIDLIEHLARAGGNGVASGMQPAGV
- a CDS encoding hexose kinase: MDDAPARIFTLTLNPCIDMGVEVEKVEPEHKLRCAKPRREPGGGGLNVTRAIAEIGGKSTAVFPAGGKVGDLLKFLVGFYCTGKSCDQRGVPVHAPTRENVIVTETSTGNQFRFNMPGAELSDDEADACLEALVDGVGSIEGGGLAVISGSLPPGVEPPFVRTIIERVRAVGGRVVVDSSGPALREALGMGVCMVKPNRRELADTVSNMDPDEADPAVVGAAAIELAQKHNITYVLVSMGGDGAVLAMKDGYAYCKAPKVDVKSATGAGDSMVAAAVLAIERGCTPEEILRDGVAAGAAAAITPGTELLKRPDFERLRDSMPMPKMTRAAARAKA
- a CDS encoding sulfotransferase; protein product: MSTGYTQMRLSPQQIQRRRKVVDPVQQAFEQGRLAEAHELATAGLKKMPGDAQLHLFLAAIAERTGDVEQVRHHGRKALNQGPNAGAFTVLSRLERRAANTELALELCDRALELVPGDVPLRIHRAGCLEEAGRTDEARAVVDDMVSQLESRNQPLPPHLQFERAKLSVQAGEYDRAIDIIDGLHRAVDTPRELRSAAWHLKAKALDRAGRYAEAFGAATAGNEVDRRPFDPDAYERQTTAIIEMWSKENMATFPESSCDSEVPVFIAGMPRSGTSLLDQIIHAHSKAAGVGELDTLERFFAQVMAAYRPEAPEGKRFGSLNRFKWTRAAEDYVREIRKTAPDDARIANKAIGNTRIAGLLARLFPNTRIIHIRRDPRDVAISCYMGAFNNMAMPWTTRLDWVARAYEQTERLMDHWKRTLDVPFLEVRYEDMVRDPATQLPRIIDFLGLEWDDACREFYKTKRTLRTLSYDQVNRPLYTSSVGRHANYAGQISGVDFPAYP
- a CDS encoding carboxypeptidase M32, which codes for MSKYAELCAYGRQGATLKSVAALLAWDQETYMPRASGDARAEQMALLAGMMHERGTSSELGDLISAAEDATLNDQQRACVREFRRDYDRRTKLPKALVEELARTGSKAQDIWKDARKNNDFKTFEPWLGKMVDLSRQKAEAYGYEGELYDALLDEYEPNATAKEVESVFTPLGEKLSALVKELTESGHAPDDAPTKVHAPEDRQHALGMHVLKAIGFDLDAGRLDITTHPFCEGLAPGDTRLTTRYDEKYFPGALYGTMHEAGHGMYEQGLPKGGTHEGPGGEQINSFGTPLADDISLGIHESQSRMWENMVGRSRPFWRWIYQEACDQFAELGKYGEEEVYRAVNIVRPTYIRVEADEGTYNLHVMLRFGIERAMLSGDLSVGDLPGAWNEHFKELLGLDVPNDTNGCLQDVHWSFGLFGYFPTYTLGNLYAAQFWQKIRQDLPGLEDEFAKGDFGRLKKWLNENIHAHGRRYGAGELCEKVTGRPLESQPLMDYLGGKLREVYKL